aatatttaggtgattatatatatatatatatatatatatatatatatatatataatattcaatacaagaataatctatgcatgatcttcttgaaagatttctatagtgtaaagacatcttcgtttttcatgcatgcccgtgctaacgctacagtAAAAATaaaaggacaatatatcaattaaaaaataaaacaaaactcatgctcaaagtcaGAGAGAAATTATGGATGCTTAaattttgtcatccattatctaccggcgtgcctataagactgaataaacaattaaacatagatagaaaactaaattaatgaaaaGATCATTGCAggacatcaatcatctcataccttcggacaatatcgcaaagctactaaaaactgtaaccgtgccctcacctcaaacattgtccagataaatagattgcaatgaaagaaatggatatcggagatttcttcctgccaatataaaatattatcttagccgcatcacggaaaggtctataaagtagagtttgtgagcctgcgacgccgcgcactccatGACTATATTAAATTTATAAACTTTGTTTTtttgattaaatgtcactttaacgttggtatttaatttttacagtattattatcttatcgtacgatccgtaTGTTTTTAATATAAATTATTAGTTATTACATAGCAACGCACGAGCACGCTACCTAACGTTAATTATAAGTTCAAGAAAGGTGGAAGACATGCCACATGCCTATACACGTGACGCGACGGTCTTGTGCGGTCAGGCTATGACATGAGTAGTGAGGCGTCAATGAACGTTTTATAGCTACTTCTTACATTTCAAATTATATAAcatttgacttttctagatattaTGCTtgtactatatatctagaaataatgtatatctaaatacatagtaaaatctaagtatctaaaaaaattcaaaacgtcttataatttggaatggagacgGTACAAACTTAAATCTAAGAAAGATGATAGTGAGAGACGACAACGGACCTAGAGATGGAGGAGAACCGAGGATCGGAATCGACGAATGAGAGAGAGACAGAAGAAAAGTGTTTTTGATCTTTTTATATTTGCTAACATTAAAATAGATGTAGATAAGATTGTTTTATTAACTCATCAGGTTTGTACATGATGTATATCGTACAAATCAGTTCCctatgaaaatgaaaaaaaaacaattaaTGAAATGAGTTGCTATATTATGTACAGACACGGTTACGTCACAATCAGCCTCTTGAATAAGCGATCGCCTACAACTACCCCGCGCACAGCCCGCCGTCGGCGCTCTGCATGGTGACGTCGCCGTCGTCGTTCATGTAGGCGGCGAGGTTCATGTACTGCTCTTGTTCCTGCTCCCGGTTAGGCTGCCTCCACCGCGAGCGGCAAACGACACACGTCGCCGCCCGTCGTGAGCGGCTTCGCTTCCAGCGCGCGAAGCACTCGGCGTGCACCGCGTTCCGGCACGTCCTGCACGTCAGGATCGCCTGCGACGCGGCGGTCCCGCTGCTGCTCTCTGACGCTGGTGCCGGCGCCATCTCCTCGAGGCACACCGGGCATGCCGCGCCGTCGAGTGACCTCCGCGACGACGCCTCCTGCCGGTCGTCGGCAGCCTTGTTGGCCGGGCGGGCCGACCACAGCTGGTGGAACCTCTCCCTGGCGCGCGCGCCGGCGAGCACGTCCGGGTACGTGGGCGTGCCGACGAGGCGCGCGACCTGGCACGGGCGCAGCGTCTGCCTCCAGACGCAGGCCTCGTCGAGGGAGAGGCCGAGGACGCGGAGCAGCACGAAGAGGAGGTGCTTGCAGGGCACGGCGGGGTCCGGGCATGTGCACGCCGGCGTGGTGGACAGCGTCACCGTGTACACGTTGCCCGTGGCGCCGAGCACGAAGAACTCCGCGCCGGCGCGGTGCAGCAGCCGGAGCTGGTGCTGCAGCGCGCGGATGATGCGGTTGGCGACGCGCCGCGTCGACGCCCCCTCCTCGGCGGCCGTGCTCGCCGCCGCGAACGGGGTGGTGGTGTTCGACGCCACCGAGTCCATCGAGAGGTTGCTCCTCGTTTCTGGCACGGCACGGGGAGAGCCCAGAGCTATCGGCTATGTAGTGGCGGGGGTGCACCAAAAGCACCGATGCGTTGAGTGCCGCAGGAGAAGACGACTGTGCGAGGGTGAGAATTGCGGCGGAGTGAAGCAACCTGCAACTGCGATGAAGGAGGAGGCAGCACCGGCAACTTAGCTTTGGGTTCAGGTTTGGGAAAGCACACCGAACAATCTTTCCAAGTCTCAGTGACCAGGTATACCAAATCATGGGCTAACTGCTTCGTTCTGCCCGAAACAGAGTAGTGCTGTGCGTGAGGTCACCTTGCAATTGCAACAGGATGATACCTGAAGTTGCCCAGTTTGACCAAATTGCTCAAAGTTACAGAATGAACGGGGCTAATTCATCAAATTATATAAATTAAAAACATACGTGAAAAATTTAACCACGAGCAGAGGTTggagaacaaataaataaaaaatccaTATATATTTACATCATCATTTATACTAGTATTTGTGAGTGCCTACGAATAGAAATTTTCATCTCCAGGACATGTGAACGCATATTGGTATTCACGCAAGCCACCGCCACCACGCCGCCCGCTGCATCTCCTGTTCCtcgccgccccgccgccgccgcccgcgtctAGGGCCCATCTCCGGTGCGTCTTCCGGAGAGAAGGGGAGGGGGTCTATTTTTTTTCCGTAGTTTTATTTCTAGTTTCTTAGAGTTTAGTCTAAATAAATATTTTagcaaaatcaaatgaatttttggTCGGATCATGATTCATACGATGACTTTGGTGATTGCCACAACGAGATCGCTGTTGCATGCATCGATTTCATCGACAGGAGGCCAATCGGTGACCTTTTATCTGCAAGGGGAGGGGTGCTTCTAGGCGCTCCTAACGAGGACGCTTCTTCGGGTCATCAATTTCATTGTCGATGGTCACGAAGAGATCAAGGTTTGGAGGTGAAGAATCTGCATCCATGTTGTATCTGATGATGCAACTTTCGATATTCTTTCATCGATTAAGACGTTTTGGACTGGTTTTGAAGCGTTAAATCTTACGGCATGTCCAATTGTTGGGGTTGGTCGTTAGATTCGGCATAGGAATTGCACTTTTGCTCCCGCGTTTGAGGGAACCATTGGGGAAGAAAATGTTGGAAGAATTTGGCTAAAATATTATGTAtttttatttcatatttttctaaatataatTTGGGGGAAGTAGCCGAATTTCCTCAATATAATAATCCTTCTTTccttgaaaaaaaaagagagatttTCAACTCGAGCTGGGATACTCCTGCCCTGAAATTTGCCGCCTGTGACGAGGTCTGTGTCAGCCCAGGAGGCGCCCTACCACGTGGGGTTGAGGCCCGAATAGAGCCCAACACGCAGAAAAACCTCAGGCCTGTTTCCCTTCTTTTTCTGTAGCCCAACAGGCCTGAGGTTTTCTACAGTTCTACTAGCAGCATTTTTGTGTCTATTATAAATCTTCACTGTTTGTCGGTTCATATCGCAAAACTACGTTTTCTAATCGGCCGGATATACGAGTCCGCTCCGGTACCGTGCCTATGTTATACTACGGCCCACAGCTAGTGCCACTAGGCCAGattacatcactgccgggtccaAACCGGACATCACTGTTGAACACGGATACGAACAAGAATACAAAACAAATGTCTCGAATTCAATTTTGACAATAACATATATCTATTTGCTTATCGAaagttttagaaaaataaaatcaTTATGCATATAGAGAATATGATTATATAACACTTGTAGATAGTGACAGCTCATAAAAtaatagatataaaataaatatttcAATTATTATAAAAAATCAATAAAACTACAAATAAATATTTATCAACAAATATTTAAATATATTAAAAATAATTTTATCAATAGATGAGTAACGAAAGTACTTAAAACTAATAGGACTAACCATAGTAAAACTAATTAAACTTAACCTTATATATCATTAGTAATAATAAAATTAATATAATGTTATTAACCATAGAGATAAGTTTTAAGTAGTTTAAGTCATGCATATATGATTTGCTATATTAACATTGATATCATTTACAATACTAATTACTCATTGATATAAACTTCACATGGTTTTATAGGGTACTTTGTTATTCGCAGATAATGTCGGATATTTTACATTTTTTTCTAATATAGATCTAGATTCAGATAGAAAAAGACAGAAAGCGAATTCGAATACATCCATTTAGTATTCACATTAGAAtcgaatataaatatagatatttgTACTGACATTTTTTAATTTATATCTGTACTGACATTAAAACAATAAAAAGGATAAGGATATGGAATCTTTTAACACCCAGAACCATCCCTACGCTGCTATGCAAGAGGCTAATGAGTAGATCGTCGTACGTGTACTGGAACATGTAACGCTGTGTTCTGCTACTCCAGCAGTAATTTTCAACgaatgaatagtatttttttctcataacaaattaTCATAAATAGTAGTCAAAATGaacggcttgctgaaacttggccgAATTGGCTGAAAACAATGTTCTAGCTgaattattgtaagaaaaaaatactgttccagctaaaaaaataagctaaatagtacggattataaggtaaACCGAACGAGTCCTAAATCTCCATGGCGTCGATTTAATTTTTGTTGGCTAAAACAGATCGAGGATCAGACACTCGATGGATATGACGATGTTTTTCTCATACATCCAACAGTACGTACGAAAGGTTTTAGTACTGTTCTCAGCACACCGTCTGCACATGCACATGTGTTGTAttcagggttcaaaatttcggcgaaattttgTGAAATTCAGTAATTTTggtggtggccgaaagaaaaatccaaaattttgtaatacactaatacatgtgttatataactttagactcaattttttattgtttatattgcatatttttgtattcaatagatgtgtagtcataaatcatactaatatttgtttagatttaaatgttttttttagaaaaaacatacttcatgtgctagtctttaaaaaaaaattgtcgaAATTTCGATTAAATTTTGTGAAATTCGGTAGTTTCGATGATGACTAaaatttttgcaataccgaaATAAAAACCTTGGTTGTACTACTACCACCCTGGTAGCGGTAGCTGTCACGTACTATACATCACTTGCGGCAACGGTAACAGACCAGAGACCCAACATCTCCGCCGCTCCCAGCGAAACAATCATGTGTCAAGGGTACGCATGCCTGTTtagctaggccttgtttagattgtaaatttttgcaatctggacactgtagcacgtttcgtttgtatttgataaattttgtctgatcatagactaactaggctcaaaagattcgtctcgtgatttacaaccaaactgtgtaattagttatttttttacctatatttaatgctctatgtatacatccaaaaattgatgtgatagagagagtaaaaaaaacttagaatttggaggtgatgtAAACAATGCCTCAGTATCGACCGCGTGTTCTGAGTTTCCGTACGTACGTCCTTCTGTTCAAGCGCACAGAGATCGGAGTGCACGCTGGTACGAGTACGACCGCTGCCTTTTCTCCTCATGGATCAGTGCACCGCTAGCTGTCGCTGTGTGCCAGGTGTACCATCCTTACTGTTGCATGATCACCTAAGTAGTAGTAGGCCCTAGCTAGCAGTTTCGACGCATTGTTGGTCAAATGAGAGTCACTGTATCTTTGTATGATCTATCCCCTGTAATCCGTAATTGTAATTGTAAGGACGGACGGTagatgtcgcctgcacgttggaAAGTGGATCCTTAACGGTTAGCCGACCTGTTTGCTGGTTAGTCTCTAGACTGATAAATCTAATTGATATggatttgttatgagaaaaaaataccgtGAACTGATAAGTTTTGACTCAAACCAAAACCTTAGATGCTTGTTGGCATATGTTGCGATAGCAAACGTGTGGCCCTGCTACTCCTCAGTCCTCGACCTCGGTCATGTGCCAATGACATATAGCATGCCATAGCTCGAATTTTTCCCTTTTTTTAATAGCACTACTATACGTCGTAGGTTTTTACACGTGCTGTGGGTACATACGAGTACATAATGTTTGGTATACGctactacaaaaaaaaatttaggGGTGGCTTGTAATTCTTTGTAGAGGCGGTTTGcccacactactacaggaattaatttgcgcagcgtggttaaaatgggctccgtggcggACACCTCTTTTGCCCACCACGTTTAActggtggccggccagcgaggccggccaccgaggcgcccgctgcgggaaaagggtttaccgTGGCAGGCCAAGTTGATTTACTGAGGCGGGCGCTttatcttgcccgccgcggtaaagcctgtacaaatacacagcaccaccccttcatcttctccatgggtcttcctctctcaaactcatgggggaggctttgtcctaaaatttgagaaaacttttgatttgaattgaagggcttggatttgagagaggaggacatcataagaggttcataaaggctctccctctctccttccatcctctctctctctatttccatcatttagagttctctctagatctagatctagatcaattttaatgaaaaaatgatgtcatgtatttctttaactttagattcatcatagatgcatacttcatctttcacatcgtcatttgctctctttttcatgattttggacgtaaaaatcatcaatttctcctaattcttttttatttaatgttgattgtgacggataatgttcgcaggtatgatggataggtcaGAATGGATGTACCAGATCGATAGAGtaaatgatccgcggtacctctttgaattaaggaagtttattgctgctggtaaagctcactgtgagagactgaagcggatgacaaccatatgtccatgttctcgttgcaagaaccagaaagcccaccgagacagcgaggtgcaaactcatttgatcatgtatggtttcatcgagggctacacagtctggacatttcacggcgaaagagttgtgcgagtggcggtgcatctggagtgagctcttcgacgccgatgacgacagcaccaccggtgaataaagatcctttagcAACAGCTACGCCAGCCGGCAGTGACAACAGTTGttgtgattacatcacggtggatgatctaatgcaagacatggccgacaaagccggcgacggtggggatggtcaagatactgtgagccaacccgaggatgtgcagcttgttgaagatctagtcaaacactttgatgaagacgacgttgtgttgggttgcccaaagtggttggagaattttagagagttgaagcaggcggtagttgatcctctctataaggacggcggcgattgttcgaaggagtgcacggcgctccaTTTTAACCTCCATaagttgatgttgaaggctcgtcatggttggtctgacactagcttcaatgagttgttaagctaccttgccaccacgtacccaacggctaacaaggtgcccgccaatacttatcaggccaagaagctgatccggtcagtggcgatgaagcttagaaagtttgatgcatgccctaaccactgcatcctgtattggggcaatgagtatgagaatttgatgagttgtccgcactgcggctttagtcggtacaagaaaaatgctggttgtcgtgtggatgcagaagacgagggaggcttgcggggtggtcggaagaagaacaagaagggggcaaagaagagtagtgcggccaaacagatctcggctcagcaggacgatgaagaagggGGTTACatgcacaggaaaagtccagcactgtcggtgtggtacctgcctgtGACCGATcacctgcgtgcaatattcggaactcggacgatgccaagctcatgtcctggcatgcatcagctgatcgcttgaaagacgatggcaagctacggcacccatccgatggcaagcagtggaaggatttcgatgaGGCCTACccagagtttggcaaggagcccaggcatgttaggttcgcgctgagtaccgacaggatgaacccgttcggtgagcttagcagctcgcacaacaCTTGGCCTAtcatgctcaccatgtacaacctacctccccatctatgtcagaagcgtaggtaccttatgctgaccatgcttatctctggaccaaagcagcccggcaacgatatagatgtgttcctggagccgttcatagaggaaatgaagatactatttgatgttggggtccagatggtggatgcatcccacaaggagaagttcacactaaaagcaatcatctttgtcaccatcaccgattaccccggtctcttctcaccgtcggggcagatcaaagggaagaccagcTACATAATTTGCATCAatgggacctgctacacttaccttaagggatccaataagatggtgtacacgaggcacagatggttcctcaccaaaaatcacaggtatagaagaagtattatgaacatatactttgacaatcaggacgagccgcagcgtgatcaaccgacgtagactagttgggggacaaaggtgtatgagatggtcaaggacatggaccaggtggagtttggaaagaagaagaagccacctgatgaggggcccaagcagacaaggaaacaaaagcgggaccagacggaggaagtccccgccgctgttcctttcaagaagaagtcaattttcttcaagtacttgtcatattggaaaacactgaatacaccccatgccatcgactgcatgcacctggagaaaaatgtcttcaaaagcacgatcggtgtcctgctggacatcaagggcaagacaaaggatggtatcaagtcacggacggatcttgttaatctgggcatcaggccggaccttcacccgggaccgcctcagaatagtaaagtcgatatcccgggtgcggcctaCAACCTAACACAAGACgagaggacggcttttcttaagttgcttaggggtatcaaggtgctgactagtttctcttccaacatcaagagcctggtctccatgaaagacctcataatgactggCTACAACTCACATGACTACCACGTCATGCTgatggtgttcctaccaattgcgattagggctatccgtctagagtttgtgaagatggtcatcacacggatgtcatacttctttaaccgcatcacccaaaaggtcattgataaggctgagctgcctgccctgaaggagttcatcgcggagaccctttgccagctcgagatgtgctttccaccatcttactttgatattataccacacctaatgatgcatatggtcgatcagatccatcaactaggccccatgtacctacaccagatgtggacgtacgagcagttcatgtccaccctcaatagatacgtccataaccgcgcttacccagagggctctatgatcgaggcattcacaacggaggaggccatgaactggtgtatgaggtacataaaagatgggagggtgattgggctgcctgtccatcaccacgaaggcaaaacctcagggatgggtTGCACAAGCCAAAAAGTatgcaccgatgtggcaaaccgaacggtgcaagaagctcattacaacatccttcatcagttagtgagcatggagaaatacattgaaaagcacctggaagagatccgcgccgctaatgacggacatcgcacggaggcatgggtccagaaccatcataAGAGCAATTTCAtcgagtggctcaaagagcaacacataccccttgaaggatgccctgatgaagatacggacaccgttaagaggcttgtgttaggcccatctagccaaatcaccacgtggcaagggtatgacatctAGGGCTataggttccacacgaaagacaaggacaagaagagctcagcacagaactacggtgttcgatacgagggcgaagaagagtccacgggccagaggaggcaatactatgggcaagtcgaagaaatatgggaacttgactatggccaAAACCTACACATAACCGTcttccgttgccagtgggtcaaaccgaatgcggttgtagtggatagttatgggctaaccaccgtggacctcaaaagtatcagctacaaagatgacccgtgggtactagcaaccaatgtcgcacaagtggcctactatatatatgcagaggacccaaaaaggcatgtggttgtgtctggaaagcagcggattgtgggagctgatggggtgcagagtctcgaacaatacaacaactacacagagctcgagctttttactgatcatccaaagaagatcaagaccatcgaggaccaattcaacaagtccaggatgatgccgtgggcctgCCCCGATGGTGaaaagaggacggtgaaagcacctgcaccaaaatgatatatgtatcccagagacatatatgtaataatatagctcgatctattgaagacaagttttgtaacttattattaatatcatggaaccatactactctactagtactactgaatctactactactactatacaatactactctactagtactactcaacctactgctactatctattgtactaatactaccGCGACAGTAAGATCTACACAGTGTCATTCAGACTATTTCTGACAAAACATGAAAACATTGAAGACAAGTTTGAGCTCCTGTAGCCCATTTGACCAAGCAAGAGGCTCAATTCTTGGTATGCCTGTGAAGATCTGAGATCCAAAGAACAGTGGACTATAATGcagtttcttttttttatttagccAATAATGCAGTTAATACACATCCAAAGATGTTGAAATCTTTTTATCTATTTTTTCACCCAGTGACTTGATCAATTAACTAGTGCTTATATACAGCCAAATATGTTTCTTTGTAATGTTTCATTTGATGGTGATGCATCAACCGTGAAAAGCATATGCAACTGGGGAAAAAAGCATAATAGATACAAAAAGGACAGTACAATACCCAATCAGGAAGGTAAAGTCAGAATAGTTTGTCTTTGGTTATACAGAGGCAACACCTTATCTACTCCATAGGAATAATATAGCCAGAGGCAAATTAGTGCAGCattattaaccgtggcgggcacgtaACAGCGCCCGCCGTGGTTAATAGATTAATCGCGGCGGGCAGTGTAAGGTGCCCGCTGCAGTAaacatttaccgtggcgggcggcttatattgcccgccgcggttaatcagtGGCTATATATGTGACCCCTGCCCCTGTCCTCCTCCCCCATGCCCATGCCCCACCCCTGTCCTCCTCTCCCTGGAACCCTTGCTccggccgccgagctcctccgcacTGGGCCCCATCCCCGGAACCCTAGCGCCAGCCACCGAGCTCCTCCGTGGCCACCGCACACGCCCCCCACCCCCATCCTCCTCCCCTGTGCCCGCGCctcgcccccgtcctcctctccccgGAACCCTTGCTCCGGCGCCTGCCGAGCTCCTCCACGCTGGGCCCCGTCCccggaaccctagcgccggccaccGAGCTCCTCTGCGGCCACCGcacgcgcccccccccccccccacccccatccTCCTCCCCTATGCCCGTGCCCCACCCCTGTCCTCCTCTCCACAAACCCTTGCTCCAGCGCCCGCCGAGCTCCTCCGTGCTGGGCCCCATCCCTGGAACCCTAGCGCCGACCACCGAGCTCCTCCACGGTCACCGTCCACACGCCGGGCCCTGTCCTCCTTCCCGGTCACCGTCCCCATCCTCCTCCCCGGTCACCGTCCACACATCGGGCCCCGTCCTCGGAGCACAGATGGGCTCTAGCCGCTACCTCCTCACTTGGAACCTGCTGCGCCTAGGCCGAGGTAAGAACTACGTAGTACCTTGGTTCTGTAATTACAATGCTGTTGAAATTTTATTCCAGGCTTAATTATAAATTATATGCTCATTATGCCAAGCAACTTTGAATATGTAGTCACATAATTACTATGTTGAACCTTAGCCAGTTGTGCCTGGCATTAGCCTTGTTGTAGACATTGTTTTGGACTTTGAAGGATTtgattctaggtgaacatatttTTTGTCCTTTACTTGTTGGATCATTGAAAC
The nucleotide sequence above comes from Miscanthus floridulus cultivar M001 chromosome 18, ASM1932011v1, whole genome shotgun sequence. Encoded proteins:
- the LOC136519530 gene encoding uncharacterized protein translates to MDSVASNTTTPFAAASTAAEEGASTRRVANRIIRALQHQLRLLHRAGAEFFVLGATGNVYTVTLSTTPACTCPDPAVPCKHLLFVLLRVLGLSLDEACVWRQTLRPCQVARLVGTPTYPDVLAGARARERFHQLWSARPANKAADDRQEASSRRSLDGAACPVCLEEMAPAPASESSSGTAASQAILTCRTCRNAVHAECFARWKRSRSRRAATCVVCRSRWRQPNREQEQEQYMNLAAYMNDDGDVTMQSADGGLCAG